The genomic DNA AAATCCAAGACTCAACGCCATCGGGATGAGAAACCGCGCCTGCAGAGAGGTTTCGAAGATCATGGGAGCCAGGCCGAAAAAGGTGGTCAAGGAGGTCAGCAACACCGGGCGAAACCGTCGTATGGCCCCGTCGATCACGTATTCATTTTCCTGATTCGAGCCCTCGCCATCATCGCGACGAGCTCTTTTGCCTTCGTTTATGGTGGCGATCAGCACCAGCGAATCGTTTACCACCACACCGGCCAGAGCCACCAGCCCGAACATGCTCACCAAGCTGAGATCGAAGCCCATCAGCAGATGCCCCGCTAACGCTCCAAGAAAGCCGAAGGGGATAGCCAGAAGGATCAGCAGCGGCTGGGCATAGCTACGGAAGATCACCGCCATGAGGCTGTACATCGCGAGCAAGGCGAGCAGCATATTGTTTCCCAACGAGCCGAGAGCCTCCTGCCGGTCCTGCTGCTCGCCTGAAAGCTCGAAGCCCAGACCGCTGTATCGCTCCTGCAGCTCCGGAAGAACCTCCCTGCGAACCGACTGAGTGACCTTGCCAGCAGACGTCACCGTTCTATCGATACTGCCCGTCACCTGCACCGCTCGGCGACCTTGCTCGCGCTCCACGCTGGTGTATGAAGTGCTAAACTGGATACGGGCCGCCTCTTCGATCGGGATTTCTCCACCTCCCGGCGTTCGCACGATCAGTCCATACATATCGCTCAAAACGCGTTGTTCGCTCTCCGGGCGCCGCACGTAAACGCGCAGCTCATCCTTGCCCCTCTGCGTGCGAACCGCTTCCACGCCGAAAAAGGCCCCGCGAATCTGCCGAGCCAAATCGATCTCCGTCACGCCCAAGGCCCGGGCCTCCGGCCGCAATCGCAGTTCGACCTGCGGCTTGCCCTGCTCGAAACCGTTGTCCACCTCGGAGACGCCTTCGAATTCGGCCAACCGCCGTCCCAAGGACCGGGCTGCCTCCTCCAAGATCTCCAGATTCTCATGAGCCAGTTCGAAGCTGAGGTCCGAACCGGCGGACGGACCGGCGCTGTAGGTGAACGCTAGCCGGTCCACCCCAGCGATCTCGCCGATCTCCTCCCGCCACCGCCGAGTGATCTCCGCTGCCGACGCCTCCCGTTCTCCCGCGGGAATAAGCTGCACCGAAACCGCCGCCAAGTTCCCGCCGACTTCCACCTGGCCACCCATAGGGCCGCTCGTAGCGCTCGAGCCACTACCGATCTCAGTGAAGACGCCTCTCACAAAACCGCCTTCCTCCTCGCTATCGCCAAGCTTGCGAATGGCGTCCGTCACGAGCTGGGCCGCCCGTTCGGTCTCCTGCACCGGCGCCCCCACCGGCAGCTCTATGCGCGCGGTGATCAGATCCGACTCGATCTCCGGCAGGAAACGAAATGCGATCCGACCGCCAGCGACATACCCGACCGCCAGGATCAGGATCGCGAAACTGACCGCTACCGCCGCATAGCGCCAGCGCAGCACCCATTCGATGAAGGGGCGATAGTGGGCCTCGACCTTGGACTCGAACCAATCGGAAAACGCCTGCTGCCGCTTGGCCAAAGCCTGCAGCCAGCCCTGCCCCTTCTCGTCTTTCACGTGGGCCAAATGGGCCGGGAGAATCAAGAGCGACTCTACCAAGGAAAGAATCAGAATCGGTATGACGATCAAAGGGATGACCCGAAAGAACTTACCGGTGAGCCCCGGAACGAGCAGCAACGGCACAAACGCCACGATGGTTGTCACCACTGCGAACACCACCGGTATCATCACCTCCCGCGTCCCGCGCAACGCCGCTTGACGCGGCTCCAGGCCTTCCTGCTGCCTCGCGAACGTCGCCTCCCCCACCACGATCGCGTCATCCACCACGATACCGAGAACGAGAATGAAAGCGAACAGCGATAACATGTTTATGGATACATCAAGCATCGGCATGAACACGAACACGCCTAGAAACGAAACCGGCAAGCCGATGGTCACCCAAAAGGCCAGGCGAGGCTGCAGAAACAGCCCCAGAATCAGCAAGACAAGGAAGGCCCCTAGGCGACCGTTTTCCACCAATAGGTCGATGCGATCCGCAAAGATCTCCGACGAATCGTTCCAGATGTCCATCTTCACCGTATCCGGCCACTCCTTACGAAGCGTATCCATCAGCTCGAGCGCCGCTTGAGAGGTTTCGATCGGCGTGCGTTCCGAGGTGCGATAGACCTTCAATTGAACCGCGGGCTGGCCGTTGAAGAGCGCGGACTGGTCCGTGTCTTCGAACCCGTCCACGATGCTGGCGATCTCGCCTAGGGTCACCCATGACCCATCCGGGCGTGCCACCACCGCCAGGTTTTCGAAGTCAGCCCTCTCGTCCCGGCGCTCCTTGATGCGCAGAAGGTAGTCGCCCGACGGCGTTTCCAGGCTACCCGCTGGCAGCTCCACCGAGCCTCGTCCCACGATCGCCGCCAAGCGATCGAAGGTCAGCCCGTACTCGCGCAGCGTGGCCTGATCCACCTCGATGCTCACCTCGGGATCCGGCAGCCCCGCGAGCTCGACCTGGGCCACTCGGCTGTCGCGCAGCAGCTGTCGTCTCGCTTCCAGCGCCAACCGACGCAGGGTCTTGCGATCGAGCTCGCCGTAAAACACCAGCGAAAGCACCTGCCTTCGATTGCTCGGCGTGCTGATCACTGGCTCCTCCGCATCCTCGGGGAACGAAGTGATGCGGTTCACCGCGCTTTCGATATCGCTGCGGGCCCGATTGAGGTCGGTTCCTTGGTACAGCTCCGCCATCACCGTCGCCATTCCCTCGCGCGAAACCGAGCTCAGCTCCTTCACGCCTTCGGTGCCGCGAATCGCTTCTTCTACCGCCAGGACGATGCCTTCCTCCACCTCCTGAGGCGTGGCTCCTGGATACGGCACCGAAACGGAAACGAAGTTCAAGGTCGCCTCCGGAAACACTTCCTGGCGAATCCGCGGCAGGGAAAGCACCCCGCCCACCAGCAGAAACGCCATGAGCAAATTGGCCGCTACCGTATTGTCGACCATCCAGCCGACGACTCCTCTACGTTCCTTCTCCATCATCCAGCTTCAAGGCCATACCTTCGATCGGGTTCGCAATCAGACTGGTCACCACTCGATCTCCCGTTTGCAAACCGTCGCTCACATAGGTCTTGTCCACACCGCGCAAAAACACCTTCGGCTCGCGAATCTCCAAGACGTTGCGCTCGTTCATCACAAAAACCCGCCCCTCGTCCTGCAAGGCCCAGTCGGGCAAGGCGACCAGCTGGCGCTCGTGCGAAACCGGTATTCGTATCTCCACAAACGCTCCGAACAACATGGAAAGCGCCTCCTCCCCCGACGTTTCGTCACCACCCTCTGAATACGCTCTTCCTAATGGATCTCGAACCTCCAGGATGAGGCGAGCCATGCGCCCCGCCGGATCAAGCGTTCCAGCAAGTCGGAGAACGACCGCCTGTCGTCGAGCCACCTCGGAACCATGTCGATACAAGGCCTCGCCGGTGGATCCCGCTTGCCCATTCCAGCCCGGCACTCGCAAATGCTGCAGCTGAGAAACCGCCACCCGGGCCTCCACGAGCCCGCGTCGCGTTCCGAGCAAGGTAGCCACCGGCGACCCTGGATTGAGCGACTGCCCAACCTCCACCATCTCCTCCTCCACGATGCAGTCGAACGGCGCCCGCATCCGCGTGCGCTCGAGGTTTAGTCGCGCCTTCGCTACCGCAGCCTCCGCTCGCATGGCCGCGGCTTGAGCGCGATTGAGCTGTGGCTCGCGCAAAACCAAGGAGGTCTTCAGCTCCGACTCCGATAGCGTGTCCCGCTCCCGATAGAACTCCAGCTCCTCGCGAGCGATCGATTGACGTCCCCGCTCCAACTCCAGCTGGGCGATCGCCTCGGCCAACTGAGCTTCGGCCTGCTGCAGGGTAGCGCGGTAGTCAGCCGCCTCCAGCCGAACCAGCTCCTCACCTTCATCGATCAATCCGCCCACCTCCAACTTCTCGTTCACCCAGACCACTTCGCCACCGACCTGAGCCGGCAGGCGCAGGCGGCGGGCGGGGCGCAGCGTTCCCCTAAAGGAAAGCTCCGGCGTCATGGGCTTGGCCTCCACCTCCAGAACCTCCACCAAGGTCTTGCGTTCTTCGGGTTCGCTTCGCTGAGCGTCCTCTTTGCTGACGATCAGCCAAAAGGCAAAAAGTATTGCGACTCCCAATACACAAATGCTGATCGCGACCTGGGCGATCCGCCTTCCCTTCCTCTTCATGCGTTACCTCCTTCTTCGCGGTCGCTCTCCAGCGGGTCCATGGACTCCGGCCATGCTCCGCCAAGGGCCCGACATAGCTGCACGTGCAAGGCCAACAGCTGACGCTTCGCCGTCAGCAAACCGAGCTGCGCCTGATGCAGCGTTCGCTCTGTATCCAAAACTTGTATATAAGGCACCTCCCCTCCGGAAAACGCGATTTCGGCGAGACGAGCCGCTTCCTGGGCCGACTCCACCTGACGTTCCACCCATTGCAAAGCAGCCAATTGGGCTTCGTATTGGGCTGCCGTGGTGGCAACCTCGCCGAAGGCCGACAGGAGAGCGCTGTGAAAATCTGCATAGCGCTCGCGCGCCACAGACCGCTGCAGGGCGACGCTCGCGCGTTCCCGCCCACCATCGAAAATCTCCTCGCTCAGGCTTGCCGCAACTCGCCAAAACAGATCATCGAACAGGTCTTCCCATTCCATCGACTCGCCAAAAAGGCTGCCACGCAGCCGGAGCGCCGGGAAGCGCTCCGCCAATGCGGAGGCCAGCCGTCGCTCTTCCGCCTGGAAACCTGCCAACGCCGCTGCAAGGTCAGGACGACGATAGACGAACTCCGAAGGCAGCCCCGCCTCCGGAACCGAGGGCAAGCTCGGAAAGGCCGCATCCTCCACCGTGACCGCATTCTTCTGAGGGGGCTCGCCAACGAGAATGGACAGCTGGGCAAGCGCCGCAACGCCTTGGGCCTCGGCCCGCTCCAAGCGTTCTTGCACCGCAGCAACCTGCTGATCCTGCAAGCTCACGTTGAGAGCCGAGCCCATGCCGTTCGACAAACGCTTTTCCGCCAGAGCCAACTGGTCCTTGGACAACGCCAGTTGCTGCTTCAGCAAGGCGATTCGCTGACGGGCAAGCTTCACGTCCAGCCAGGCCTCGGTCACGTTCGCCACCAGCGTCATGCTGACAGCTCGAGCCGATTCCGCAGCGCTCTCTTCGGCCAGACGCGCCGCTTGCTCCTGACTCGACAAACGACTCCACAAGTCGACTTCGTACGAAGCCGCTAAACTCGCTCGATACGTATCGATTTCCTCGATACCTTGTCCGGCGTTGGAAACACCAGCTCGAAGAGGCGCTTTCTGACGGCTTGCCTCGATCGAAGCTTCCACCGTCGGCCAGAAGGCGGAGCCAGCCTGATCGGCCCGAGCTCGCGCTTGCTCCAGTCGCTCTCGAGCCGCAGCCAGTGAGGGGTTGCCCCGCAAAGCCTTTCGCGCCAGCGCCTTCAGCTCCTCGTTCCGGAAAAACGAGAACCACGCCTGTCGCTGCTCCCAACGTATCAATTTTCCGTCGACTCCCATCGTTTCCGGCAGTTCAGACAGGGGCTGCCTGTCCAAGCGCGGGTCCGACGCGCATCCGCACAGAACCAGCAAGAAAGGCTGCAAAACGCACCAAGCACGCCAAACGAACTTGCGATTCGCACTATCTATCCGAGCCACCTCCATGGACCGCTAATATGCGCAAGTCACGCGCCAGCCGATTCGCAGAAGGATGGGAATCGCATTCGGGAATGCACGGCGAGTACAGGCTAGAAGCGCTAGAACTCGACATTTATCCATGTATTCTAATTCCCGATACCTTTCCTACCTGCTGCCCAAACGCCGCTCCGATGCAACAACGCCCTTGGCGCCAATCGTGCAGAGCCCTCCCTTATGACAGGACCAGAAAAGAATGTGCAAACACCTGCACCTTGCGAAAACTGCAACGGTACCGGAAAAGCTCCCGCCGATGGCACCGCCCCGACCAGCCAGACGCCGGCCGCTAGCTACGCGCACGGGGTTTGCCCCGTTTGCGGGGGAAGCGGCAAGCAGCCTGACTCGACCATTCACAGCGATTCGAAAAACAAGAACTGCTTCGTGGCGACTGTGGCTTTCGAAAGCATCGACGCCCCGGAGGTGCGCACCTTGAGGCGATTCAGGGACACCCACCTGCTCCCACATCGAACGGGCCGCGCCTTCGTCCGCGGCTACTACCGGTTCGGCCCCTACCTCGCAGGTATGGTGGGCGGCAGCCGATCTCTAAAAAAGGCTACGAGGGCTCTGCTGTCCCGTCTCTGCCGACGCATCGAACCCCACCTCTGAGGGCTAGCGTACCGCCTCAACATTTCCTCCTCGGCTCGCCACATGGCGTATTCAGATTTCTAGGTTGAGTTTCCCTGACGCCCCAACCCCCTTCCGCAAACAACGCCGCAAACTGCAATCGCCTCAGGTGCATTTCGCTTTCCTCTTCGGTAAGCTCGTGGCTGGCGCTCGCCCCCTAAGACGCCTGCGGTACCCGAGCGGAGAGCACCGCGCCTCTCCGGCGCTCAACTAGCTGATGAAAGCGGAAGCCTCTATCGAAAGCCTAAAACCCAGGGACAGCCATGAATAGACTAGAACGAAATGTGAAACGAATCGCAATGCCCGTAACCATCACCGGGGCGCTTGCCATCGCCGCCATCTTGGTCTTCCAGCTCTTCTTCACCGACGAATCCAGCACGAGCGCGGTCAACGCGGACTATTACGAAACGCCGCGAAGCGAAGCGAACGAATCCGAACCAAGTCAGGAGATGATCGAAACGGAGGTGACCGCGCTGAACACCGCCTTGGCAAATCTGCAAACGGTCGCCCAGACGAAGCGAAATCTGGATACATCGGATGAACAACAGGCGCAGTTCGAAGATCTGGAAGAAAAGGCGGTGCAGAAGATAGAAAGGCTAAGCGACGCCACCGTCTCCAATTTTCAACGACGGCGCGACGAAGCCTACGACGTGTTGCAGAGCTACGCCAACGCCCTGGGCAGAGAAATAGAAACGCCGACCGATGGCTAACGCGTTCGCATCCAGCACAACGACCTAGCTGGCTCCTTCCGCATCGCGAGAGGCGCTTTTCCAGACTGATAACCGGTCACGCGTCACCCTTGTCTTGAGACTCGTTTCGATTCAGGGTTTGAGCAGCGCCCTTCGCCTCCGAGGGATGGTTCCGCTCAGCCTGAAGATCGCGAACATCCTTATCGCCTCGCTCCAGCAATGCGGCGTTGGAGCTCAACTCGCGGGCGGCGTTCTCGTAGTCCAGACGCTCCGGCGAACCCGAACGCCCTTCCACCGCGGCCAACTCCAAGGCCCGCTCCGCGATGAGGGACTTGTCCGGCTCAGCCAGACCGTCTCCCTGAATTTCAACAACCTCGCCGTCTCCCATCTCGATGTGAAGCGGCTCTGTCGTTTCGTTTTTCTGCGCGCGGTTTTGATTCATTTCATTCTCCTTCTGCGGTTGATTCCTTCGTGATGGCGGCCTCTCACTACGAGTTCCGTATTCGTTTTTCTAACACGCAACCGGCCCAAACCCGAGACAATCGAAGACAGGCCTCACGCGTCGGAGCCACCGTTCGCATTCACTTTTGCTTATTCCG from Pelagicoccus sp. SDUM812003 includes the following:
- a CDS encoding efflux RND transporter permease subunit; amino-acid sequence: MMEKERRGVVGWMVDNTVAANLLMAFLLVGGVLSLPRIRQEVFPEATLNFVSVSVPYPGATPQEVEEGIVLAVEEAIRGTEGVKELSSVSREGMATVMAELYQGTDLNRARSDIESAVNRITSFPEDAEEPVISTPSNRRQVLSLVFYGELDRKTLRRLALEARRQLLRDSRVAQVELAGLPDPEVSIEVDQATLREYGLTFDRLAAIVGRGSVELPAGSLETPSGDYLLRIKERRDERADFENLAVVARPDGSWVTLGEIASIVDGFEDTDQSALFNGQPAVQLKVYRTSERTPIETSQAALELMDTLRKEWPDTVKMDIWNDSSEIFADRIDLLVENGRLGAFLVLLILGLFLQPRLAFWVTIGLPVSFLGVFVFMPMLDVSINMLSLFAFILVLGIVVDDAIVVGEATFARQQEGLEPRQAALRGTREVMIPVVFAVVTTIVAFVPLLLVPGLTGKFFRVIPLIVIPILILSLVESLLILPAHLAHVKDEKGQGWLQALAKRQQAFSDWFESKVEAHYRPFIEWVLRWRYAAVAVSFAILILAVGYVAGGRIAFRFLPEIESDLITARIELPVGAPVQETERAAQLVTDAIRKLGDSEEEGGFVRGVFTEIGSGSSATSGPMGGQVEVGGNLAAVSVQLIPAGEREASAAEITRRWREEIGEIAGVDRLAFTYSAGPSAGSDLSFELAHENLEILEEAARSLGRRLAEFEGVSEVDNGFEQGKPQVELRLRPEARALGVTEIDLARQIRGAFFGVEAVRTQRGKDELRVYVRRPESEQRVLSDMYGLIVRTPGGGEIPIEEAARIQFSTSYTSVEREQGRRAVQVTGSIDRTVTSAGKVTQSVRREVLPELQERYSGLGFELSGEQQDRQEALGSLGNNMLLALLAMYSLMAVIFRSYAQPLLILLAIPFGFLGALAGHLLMGFDLSLVSMFGLVALAGVVVNDSLVLIATINEGKRARRDDGEGSNQENEYVIDGAIRRFRPVLLTSLTTFFGLAPMIFETSLQARFLIPMALSLGFGVLFVTVIALVIVPALYCILEDGRQRFAAQRPGAG
- a CDS encoding efflux transporter outer membrane subunit; its protein translation is MEVARIDSANRKFVWRAWCVLQPFLLVLCGCASDPRLDRQPLSELPETMGVDGKLIRWEQRQAWFSFFRNEELKALARKALRGNPSLAAARERLEQARARADQAGSAFWPTVEASIEASRQKAPLRAGVSNAGQGIEEIDTYRASLAASYEVDLWSRLSSQEQAARLAEESAAESARAVSMTLVANVTEAWLDVKLARQRIALLKQQLALSKDQLALAEKRLSNGMGSALNVSLQDQQVAAVQERLERAEAQGVAALAQLSILVGEPPQKNAVTVEDAAFPSLPSVPEAGLPSEFVYRRPDLAAALAGFQAEERRLASALAERFPALRLRGSLFGESMEWEDLFDDLFWRVAASLSEEIFDGGRERASVALQRSVARERYADFHSALLSAFGEVATTAAQYEAQLAALQWVERQVESAQEAARLAEIAFSGGEVPYIQVLDTERTLHQAQLGLLTAKRQLLALHVQLCRALGGAWPESMDPLESDREEGGNA
- a CDS encoding HlyD family efflux transporter periplasmic adaptor subunit, with protein sequence MKRKGRRIAQVAISICVLGVAILFAFWLIVSKEDAQRSEPEERKTLVEVLEVEAKPMTPELSFRGTLRPARRLRLPAQVGGEVVWVNEKLEVGGLIDEGEELVRLEAADYRATLQQAEAQLAEAIAQLELERGRQSIAREELEFYRERDTLSESELKTSLVLREPQLNRAQAAAMRAEAAVAKARLNLERTRMRAPFDCIVEEEMVEVGQSLNPGSPVATLLGTRRGLVEARVAVSQLQHLRVPGWNGQAGSTGEALYRHGSEVARRQAVVLRLAGTLDPAGRMARLILEVRDPLGRAYSEGGDETSGEEALSMLFGAFVEIRIPVSHERQLVALPDWALQDEGRVFVMNERNVLEIREPKVFLRGVDKTYVSDGLQTGDRVVTSLIANPIEGMALKLDDGEGT
- a CDS encoding CFI-box-CTERM domain-containing protein — its product is MTGPEKNVQTPAPCENCNGTGKAPADGTAPTSQTPAASYAHGVCPVCGGSGKQPDSTIHSDSKNKNCFVATVAFESIDAPEVRTLRRFRDTHLLPHRTGRAFVRGYYRFGPYLAGMVGGSRSLKKATRALLSRLCRRIEPHL